One segment of Mycobacterium spongiae DNA contains the following:
- a CDS encoding cytochrome P450, which yields MATLTAERPSKGPARRLRTWTMTREALTIGFDFGDGFLGRARGSDITRFRCAGRRFVSISHPDYVDHVLHEARLKYVKSDEYGPIRATAGLNLLTDEGDSWATHRGVLNPTFARRHLNELVNLMIDPIADVTAALPTGGGQQFDMHQTMVEATLRVVANALFSQDFGPLVQSMNDLATRGLRQAEKLERLGLWGLMPRAVYDALLWCVYSGVQLPPPLRGMQEITLELDRAVNAVIDWRLARPTDCADLLNVLLRADGGAWSRQRVRDEALTFMLAGHETTANAMSWFWYLMALNPEPCDRMLAEVDTVLGTRRPTADDLGKLIWTTACLQEAQRYYSSVWVIAREAIADDVVDTHHIRRGTTVVIPIHHIHHDPRWWPDPERFDPGRFMKSARDRPRSAYLPFGGGRRICIGQSFALMEMVLIAAIMSQHFTFELAPGHPVELEATLTLRPKHGVHLIGSRRS from the coding sequence ATGGCCACTCTGACCGCCGAGCGGCCCTCCAAGGGACCCGCCAGACGGCTGCGCACCTGGACGATGACCCGGGAGGCCCTCACGATCGGCTTCGACTTCGGCGACGGCTTCCTGGGTCGGGCGCGTGGCAGCGATATCACCAGATTCCGTTGTGCTGGAAGACGTTTTGTCTCGATCAGCCACCCGGACTACGTCGACCACGTGCTCCACGAGGCGCGCCTGAAATACGTCAAGTCCGACGAATACGGGCCGATCCGGGCCACCGCGGGTCTGAACCTGCTCACCGATGAGGGCGATTCCTGGGCCACGCACCGCGGCGTCCTGAACCCGACCTTTGCCCGGCGCCACCTCAACGAGCTCGTCAACCTGATGATCGATCCGATCGCCGATGTCACCGCCGCACTGCCCACCGGCGGCGGCCAGCAGTTCGACATGCACCAGACGATGGTCGAGGCGACCTTGCGCGTGGTCGCCAATGCCCTGTTCAGCCAAGATTTCGGGCCGCTGGTCCAGTCCATGAACGATCTCGCCACGCGCGGGCTGCGCCAGGCGGAAAAACTGGAACGACTCGGGCTGTGGGGTCTCATGCCGCGGGCGGTCTACGACGCGTTGCTCTGGTGTGTCTACTCCGGCGTGCAACTACCCCCACCGCTGCGGGGAATGCAGGAGATCACCCTGGAACTCGACCGCGCGGTCAACGCGGTCATCGATTGGCGGTTGGCACGGCCCACCGACTGCGCTGACCTTCTCAATGTTTTGCTACGCGCCGACGGAGGAGCTTGGTCCCGCCAGCGGGTCCGCGACGAGGCACTCACGTTCATGCTCGCCGGTCACGAAACCACGGCCAACGCTATGTCGTGGTTCTGGTACCTGATGGCGCTTAACCCCGAGCCCTGCGACCGGATGCTCGCCGAGGTCGACACCGTCCTGGGGACACGCCGGCCTACCGCCGATGACCTGGGCAAGCTGATCTGGACGACCGCATGCCTTCAGGAGGCGCAACGCTACTATTCGTCGGTGTGGGTGATCGCACGCGAGGCCATTGCCGACGACGTCGTTGACACACATCACATTCGCCGCGGCACTACGGTCGTCATTCCGATCCACCACATTCACCACGACCCGCGTTGGTGGCCGGACCCGGAGCGATTTGATCCCGGCCGGTTCATGAAGAGCGCCAGGGACCGCCCTCGCTCGGCCTATCTGCCATTCGGCGGCGGTCGACGTATCTGCATCGGACAAAGCTTCGCCCTGATGGAAATGGTTCTGATAGCCGCAATCATGAGTCAACACTTCACTTTTGAGCTTGCGCCCGGTCATCCTGTCGAGCTCGAGGCAACGCTGACCCTGCGGCCCAAGCACGGAGTACACCTCATCGGAAGCAGACGCTCATGA
- a CDS encoding alpha/beta hydrolase produces the protein MTEPTITRPGIDPILQMLLDSFPLTFTAADGVEVARERLRQLKAPPEMLPDLRIEEHTVGYDGLTDIPVRVYWPPVATADPVPVVVYYHGGGWSLGDLDTHDPVARAHAVGAEAIVVSVDYRLAPEHPHPAGVEDCWAALRWVGEHASELGGDPNRIAVAGDSAGGNISAIMAQLARDHGGPALAFQLLWYPSCMGDLSLPSFTENATAPILDLDVIGAFLTWYVPGLDISDHTVLPSTLAPGNGDLADLPPAFIGTAEHDPLRDDGARYAELLTAAGVIAELYNEPTMVHGYVNFGLVVPAAADATNRGLAALKKALHS, from the coding sequence ATGACGGAGCCGACAATAACCCGACCCGGCATCGATCCCATCCTTCAGATGCTGCTTGATTCTTTCCCGTTGACCTTCACCGCGGCCGACGGCGTCGAAGTTGCGCGCGAACGGCTTCGTCAGCTCAAGGCCCCGCCGGAAATGCTGCCGGATCTGCGCATCGAAGAACACACGGTCGGTTACGACGGGCTTACCGACATTCCGGTCCGCGTCTATTGGCCGCCGGTCGCGACCGCCGACCCCGTGCCGGTGGTGGTCTACTACCACGGTGGCGGCTGGTCACTCGGCGACCTCGACACCCACGACCCCGTCGCCCGCGCCCATGCCGTCGGCGCCGAGGCCATTGTGGTGTCGGTCGACTACCGGCTTGCGCCCGAACATCCGCATCCAGCTGGGGTCGAAGACTGCTGGGCGGCGCTGCGCTGGGTCGGCGAGCACGCGTCCGAGCTGGGCGGCGATCCGAATCGGATTGCCGTCGCGGGTGATTCGGCGGGCGGCAATATCTCCGCGATCATGGCGCAGCTGGCCCGCGACCACGGCGGGCCGGCGCTGGCCTTCCAGTTGCTGTGGTACCCATCGTGCATGGGCGACCTCTCACTGCCGTCCTTCACCGAGAATGCCACCGCTCCCATTCTTGACCTCGACGTCATCGGCGCCTTCCTGACCTGGTATGTGCCGGGCCTCGACATCAGTGACCACACCGTCCTACCCAGCACCCTCGCCCCGGGCAATGGTGATCTGGCCGACTTGCCTCCCGCGTTCATCGGCACCGCCGAACACGACCCGCTGCGAGATGATGGAGCCCGCTATGCGGAGTTGCTCACGGCCGCAGGAGTCATCGCCGAGTTGTACAACGAGCCCACCATGGTGCACGGCTACGTCAACTTCGGCCTCGTCGTGCCCGCCGCGGCCGATGCCACCAACCGCGGGCTGGCGGCGCTGAAGAAAGCTTTACATTCCTAA
- a CDS encoding HpcH/HpaI aldolase family protein: protein MGERGGLRAHLRGGGQALGVLLPTTAGSLVEMAAAAGMDFVFLDCEHGPGDYVLLERCITAAEIHGTAVFVRVGHDEPALVQRALDLGATGIVFPHIDSAEQARRAVSCSHYPPLGSRGFSNYVRKGRFGRVAATDHARAETERTIVIAMIESPAGYFALREIVAVAGIDGIMCGPADLEISSTAVDGEHPSPSDMVTTIGAYAAETDSIEVAVVGTKEEAIHCLGRGVGMVVVNLSPVLMDLFEDWHGLLQLSPARPSRPPLQGGASTVQG from the coding sequence ATGGGTGAGCGTGGTGGCTTGCGGGCTCATCTGCGGGGCGGGGGCCAGGCTCTCGGTGTATTGCTGCCCACGACTGCCGGCTCGCTCGTGGAAATGGCCGCAGCAGCGGGCATGGACTTCGTGTTTCTTGACTGCGAGCACGGACCTGGCGACTACGTTTTGCTCGAGCGCTGCATCACGGCCGCAGAAATCCACGGGACCGCGGTCTTTGTCCGGGTAGGCCACGATGAACCCGCGCTGGTCCAGCGTGCCCTCGATCTGGGGGCGACGGGGATCGTTTTTCCGCACATCGACAGCGCCGAGCAGGCTCGTAGGGCTGTGTCGTGCTCGCACTATCCACCATTGGGTAGCCGCGGGTTCTCCAACTACGTACGGAAGGGACGGTTTGGGCGCGTCGCAGCGACCGATCATGCGCGTGCCGAGACAGAACGAACCATCGTTATCGCCATGATCGAGTCCCCCGCGGGATACTTCGCTTTGCGTGAGATAGTGGCCGTTGCCGGTATCGACGGCATTATGTGCGGTCCCGCCGATCTGGAGATTTCCTCAACCGCAGTAGATGGTGAGCATCCGTCACCGAGTGACATGGTGACCACCATTGGCGCCTATGCCGCTGAGACCGACAGCATCGAGGTTGCCGTTGTAGGAACCAAAGAAGAGGCAATCCACTGCCTTGGTCGCGGCGTGGGGATGGTGGTAGTCAATCTCAGTCCAGTGCTCATGGACCTGTTCGAAGATTGGCATGGACTACTCCAGCTGTCACCCGCGCGGCCAAGCCGACCGCCGCTGCAGGGTGGCGCCTCTACAGTCCAGGGATGA
- a CDS encoding flavin-containing monooxygenase — MSTQSHSRPNYHTLIVGAGFSGIGAAIKLDQAGFTDYLVVEAGDGVGGTWYWNTYPGIAVDIPSFSYQYSFEQSPDWTRTYAPGHELRAYAEHCVDKYGIRSRIRFNTKVIAADFDDEHRLWRVQTDPGGEITARFLISASGVLTVPKLPDIDGVDSFDGATMHTARWNHNEDLTGKRVGIIGTGASAVQVIPEIAPIVSHLTVFQRTPIWCFPKLDVPLPAPVRWALRIPGGRPLHRFFSQALIEATFPIAAHYFKLFPLARWMAASGRRYLRQQVKDPAVREQLTPQYAVGCKRPGFHNSYLSTFNRENVRLVTEPIDKITPTAVATTDGDNHEIDVLVLATGFSVMDTDNVPTYAVAGSGGRSLSRFWDEHRLQAYEGVSVPGYPNFFTVFGPYGYVGSSYFALIETQTHHIVRCLRRARRNDATRVEVTEEANARYFAEVMRRRYRQVFWQDSCRRANSYYFDKNGDVPLRPTTTVEAYWRSRHFDLDNYRFSA, encoded by the coding sequence ATGAGCACGCAATCGCATAGCAGACCCAATTACCACACCCTGATCGTCGGTGCCGGATTCTCCGGGATCGGCGCCGCCATCAAGCTCGACCAGGCGGGGTTCACCGATTACCTCGTGGTCGAAGCCGGCGACGGCGTCGGCGGCACCTGGTACTGGAACACCTATCCCGGTATTGCCGTGGACATTCCGTCGTTCTCCTATCAGTACTCGTTTGAACAGAGTCCGGACTGGACGCGGACCTACGCACCGGGGCATGAACTGAGGGCGTACGCCGAACACTGTGTCGACAAGTACGGCATCCGGTCCCGGATCCGGTTCAACACCAAGGTCATCGCCGCTGACTTCGACGACGAGCACAGGCTGTGGCGCGTTCAAACGGACCCGGGCGGCGAAATCACGGCCAGGTTCCTGATCAGCGCCAGTGGTGTTCTGACAGTACCGAAACTGCCTGACATCGACGGCGTGGATTCGTTCGACGGTGCCACCATGCACACCGCGCGCTGGAACCACAACGAGGACCTGACCGGCAAGCGCGTCGGGATCATCGGCACCGGCGCCTCGGCCGTACAGGTCATTCCCGAGATTGCACCAATTGTTTCCCACCTCACGGTATTTCAGCGCACACCGATCTGGTGCTTCCCCAAACTCGACGTCCCGCTACCGGCGCCGGTTCGCTGGGCGCTGCGAATTCCGGGGGGTCGTCCTCTCCATCGCTTCTTCAGCCAGGCATTGATCGAGGCGACCTTCCCGATAGCGGCGCACTACTTCAAGCTGTTTCCGCTGGCCCGCTGGATGGCAGCGTCGGGCCGGCGCTATCTGCGCCAGCAGGTCAAAGATCCGGCGGTGCGCGAGCAGCTCACCCCGCAGTATGCGGTGGGCTGCAAACGGCCGGGCTTTCACAACAGCTATCTGTCGACGTTCAACCGCGAGAACGTTCGCCTGGTCACTGAGCCGATCGACAAGATCACGCCCACCGCGGTGGCTACCACCGACGGCGACAACCACGAGATCGACGTGCTGGTGCTGGCAACGGGTTTCAGCGTCATGGACACCGACAACGTGCCGACCTATGCCGTCGCCGGAAGCGGCGGGCGATCCTTGAGTCGGTTCTGGGACGAGCACCGGCTGCAGGCATACGAAGGTGTCAGCGTTCCCGGCTACCCGAACTTTTTCACCGTGTTCGGCCCGTACGGCTACGTCGGCTCATCGTATTTCGCACTCATCGAGACCCAGACGCACCACATCGTGCGCTGCCTGAGACGGGCCCGGCGCAACGACGCGACCCGGGTCGAGGTGACCGAGGAAGCCAACGCCCGCTACTTCGCCGAAGTGATGCGCCGGCGCTACCGCCAGGTCTTCTGGCAGGACAGCTGCCGGCGGGCCAACAGCTACTACTTTGACAAGAACGGCGACGTCCCGCTGCGCCCCACCACTACTGTGGAGGCCTACTGGCGCAGTCGCCATTTCGATCTCGACAACTACCGATTCAGCGCCTAG
- the metK gene encoding methionine adenosyltransferase produces the protein MSEKGRLFTSESVTEGHPDKICDSISDAVLDALLAQDPRSRVAVETLVTTGQVHVVGEVTTTAKEAFADIPNTVRERVLEIGYDSSDKGFDGASCGVNIGIGAQSPDIAQGVDTAHEARVEGAADPLDSQGAGDQGLMFGYAINDTPELMPLPIALAHRLSRRLTEVRKNGVLPYLRPDGKTQVTIAYEGNVPVKLDTVVVSTQHAGDIDLVKTLDPDIREKVLNSVLDDLAHETLDASSVRVLVNPTGKFVLGGPMGDAGLTGRKIIVDTYGGWARHGGGAFSGKDPSKVDRSAAYAMRWVAKNVVAAGLAERVEVQVAYAIGKAAPVGLFVETFGSEAVDPIKIEKAIGEVFDLRPGAIIRDLNLLRPIYAQTAAYGHFGRTDIELPWEQLNKVDDLKRAI, from the coding sequence GTGAGCGAAAAGGGGCGGCTGTTTACCAGTGAGTCGGTGACAGAGGGACATCCCGACAAGATCTGTGACTCAATCAGCGATGCGGTCCTCGACGCGCTTCTGGCGCAGGATCCCCGCTCACGTGTTGCAGTCGAGACTCTGGTAACCACAGGTCAGGTGCACGTGGTGGGTGAGGTGACGACGACGGCAAAAGAGGCCTTCGCGGACATCCCCAACACCGTGCGTGAACGCGTTCTCGAGATCGGCTACGACTCGTCCGACAAGGGCTTCGATGGGGCATCTTGTGGGGTGAACATTGGCATTGGTGCGCAGTCGCCCGACATCGCCCAGGGGGTCGACACGGCCCACGAGGCGCGTGTCGAAGGCGCGGCCGACCCGCTGGACTCTCAGGGCGCCGGTGACCAGGGCCTGATGTTCGGCTATGCCATCAACGACACCCCGGAATTGATGCCCCTGCCTATCGCGCTGGCGCACCGGTTGTCGCGGCGGCTCACGGAGGTCCGCAAGAACGGCGTGTTGCCATACCTGCGCCCCGATGGCAAGACCCAGGTCACGATCGCCTACGAGGGCAACGTCCCGGTGAAGCTGGACACCGTCGTCGTCTCGACTCAGCACGCGGGCGATATCGACCTGGTGAAGACGCTGGATCCCGACATCCGGGAAAAGGTGCTCAACAGCGTGCTCGATGACCTGGCCCACGAAACCCTGGACGCGTCGTCGGTACGTGTGCTGGTGAATCCCACCGGCAAGTTCGTCCTCGGCGGTCCGATGGGCGACGCAGGGCTCACCGGCCGAAAGATCATCGTCGACACCTATGGCGGCTGGGCGCGCCACGGTGGCGGCGCCTTCTCCGGTAAGGATCCGTCCAAAGTGGACCGTTCCGCGGCTTACGCGATGCGCTGGGTAGCCAAGAACGTGGTCGCCGCAGGGCTGGCGGAGCGGGTCGAGGTGCAGGTGGCCTACGCCATCGGTAAGGCTGCCCCCGTGGGCCTGTTCGTGGAGACATTCGGCTCGGAGGCAGTTGACCCGATCAAGATCGAAAAGGCCATCGGCGAGGTGTTCGATCTACGGCCCGGCGCGATCATCCGCGACCTGAACCTGCTGCGCCCGATCTACGCGCAGACGGCCGCTTACGGGCATTTCGGCCGCACCGACATCGAACTTCCGTGGGAGCAGCTCAACAAGGTCGACGACCTCAAGCGCGCCATCTAG
- the coaBC gene encoding bifunctional phosphopantothenoylcysteine decarboxylase/phosphopantothenate--cysteine ligase CoaBC — protein sequence MMDRKRIVVGVSGGIAAYKACTVVRQLTEAGHHVRVIPTESALRFVGAATFEALSGEPVRSGVFDDVPAVPHVHIGQQADLVVVAPATADLLARAVAGRADDLLTATLLTARCPVLFAPAMHTEMWLHPATVDNVATLRRRGAVVLEPASGRLTGADSGAGRLPEAEEITTLAQLLLERHDALPHDLAGHKLLVTAGGTREAIDPVRFIGNRSSGKQGYAVARVAAQRGAEVTLVAGHTAGLVDPAGVEVVHVSSAQQLADAVSKHAPTADVLVMAAAVADFRPAQVATAKIKKSDGVEGPPTIELVRNDDVLAGAVRARAHGQLPNMRAIVGFAAETGDVNGDVLFHARAKLRSKGCDLLVVNAVGDGRAFEVDSNDGWLLGSDGTESALQHGSKTLMASRIVDAIVMFLGGESGVAEP from the coding sequence GTGATGGACCGCAAGCGGATCGTCGTCGGTGTCTCCGGAGGTATCGCCGCCTACAAGGCCTGCACCGTCGTTCGTCAGCTCACCGAGGCCGGCCATCATGTCCGGGTCATTCCCACCGAATCCGCGCTGCGATTCGTCGGGGCAGCAACCTTCGAGGCCCTATCAGGCGAGCCGGTGCGCAGCGGTGTTTTTGACGACGTTCCGGCCGTACCGCACGTTCATATCGGTCAGCAGGCCGACCTGGTCGTGGTCGCGCCGGCGACGGCGGACCTCCTGGCGCGGGCCGTGGCCGGCCGTGCCGATGACCTGCTGACTGCAACGCTGCTCACCGCTCGGTGTCCCGTGTTGTTTGCGCCAGCGATGCACACCGAGATGTGGCTGCACCCCGCCACCGTCGACAATGTGGCCACGTTGCGTCGCCGCGGCGCCGTGGTGCTGGAGCCGGCGTCCGGGCGGCTCACCGGCGCCGATAGCGGTGCCGGCCGACTTCCCGAGGCTGAGGAGATCACCACCCTGGCCCAGCTGCTCCTGGAACGTCACGATGCCCTGCCCCATGACCTTGCGGGCCACAAGCTGCTGGTGACCGCCGGTGGCACTCGCGAGGCGATCGATCCGGTGCGCTTCATCGGCAACCGCAGCTCCGGTAAGCAGGGCTACGCGGTTGCGCGGGTGGCGGCGCAGCGCGGCGCTGAGGTCACGCTGGTAGCCGGTCACACCGCGGGGCTTGTCGACCCCGCTGGTGTCGAGGTAGTGCACGTTAGCTCCGCACAGCAACTCGCCGACGCGGTATCCAAGCACGCGCCCACCGCCGACGTGCTGGTCATGGCGGCAGCGGTTGCCGACTTCCGGCCCGCGCAGGTCGCCACCGCCAAGATCAAGAAGAGTGATGGCGTCGAGGGGCCACCAACCATCGAGTTGGTGCGCAACGACGACGTACTGGCCGGCGCGGTTCGGGCTCGCGCCCATGGTCAACTGCCCAACATGCGGGCCATCGTAGGATTCGCGGCCGAGACTGGCGACGTCAACGGCGACGTGCTTTTTCATGCCCGAGCTAAACTGAGAAGCAAAGGCTGCGATCTGTTGGTCGTCAACGCCGTCGGCGATGGGCGGGCCTTTGAGGTGGACAGCAACGACGGCTGGCTGCTGGGTTCCGATGGCACGGAGTCTGCACTACAGCACGGATCGAAGACGTTGATGGCGAGCCGCATCGTCGATGCGATCGTGATGTTCTTGGGCGGCGAAAGCGGAGTAGCGGAGCCGTGA
- the mihF gene encoding integration host factor, actinobacterial type — protein MALPQLTDEQRAAALEKAAAARRARAELKDRLKRGGTNLTQVLKDAESDEVLGKMKVSALLEALPKVGKVKAQEIMTELEIAPTRRLRGLGDRQRKALLEKFGSA, from the coding sequence GTGGCCCTTCCCCAGTTGACCGACGAGCAGCGCGCGGCCGCGTTGGAGAAGGCTGCTGCCGCACGTCGAGCACGAGCAGAGCTCAAAGATCGGCTCAAGCGCGGCGGCACCAACCTCACACAGGTGCTCAAAGACGCCGAGAGCGACGAAGTCTTGGGCAAGATGAAGGTATCTGCTCTGCTTGAGGCGTTGCCAAAGGTTGGCAAGGTCAAAGCGCAGGAAATCATGACCGAACTCGAGATTGCGCCGACTCGTCGCCTCCGCGGCCTCGGAGATCGTCAGCGCAAGGCGCTGTTAGAGAAGTTCGGTTCCGCCTAG
- a CDS encoding helix-turn-helix transcriptional regulator, with protein sequence MGGLTPVGVPADVRHPVYATRVLCEVANERGVPTCDVLAGTAIELADLDDPETLVSGLDEITTVRQLLARLPDDAGVGIDVGSRFSLTHIGLFGFAAMSCATLRELFAIAMRYFALTMLHIDITLFETADDCLFELEAGHLPADVRRFFIERDIAGIITTTMSFTLPVAEKYAERVSAELAVDEELMRPLLGVVPLSDVAFGRAHNRVHFPRAMFDEPLPQADRHTLEMCLAQCDVLMQRNEQRRGITALVRTNLFRDSGIFPTLSDIASELDMHPRTLRRRLAAEGTSFRALLNEARSAVAVDLLRNVGLTVEEVSTRLGYTEVSTFSHAFKRWYGVAPTRYSRPSEMVPP encoded by the coding sequence ATGGGAGGTTTGACCCCTGTCGGGGTGCCGGCCGACGTGCGGCATCCGGTTTATGCGACCCGGGTGTTGTGCGAGGTGGCCAACGAACGCGGGGTGCCTACGTGTGACGTGCTTGCGGGCACGGCGATCGAGCTGGCGGATCTCGATGACCCGGAAACCTTGGTCAGCGGCCTCGACGAGATCACCACGGTGCGCCAATTGCTGGCCCGGCTGCCAGATGACGCTGGCGTGGGGATCGACGTGGGCAGCCGGTTTTCGCTCACCCATATCGGGTTGTTCGGGTTCGCCGCGATGTCGTGTGCCACCCTTCGCGAGTTGTTCGCCATCGCCATGCGCTATTTCGCGCTGACCATGTTGCACATCGACATCACGCTGTTCGAAACCGCCGACGACTGCCTGTTCGAGCTGGAAGCCGGCCACTTGCCCGCCGACGTGCGGCGATTCTTCATCGAACGCGATATCGCCGGAATCATTACGACAACAATGAGTTTCACGCTTCCCGTGGCAGAGAAGTATGCCGAGCGGGTATCGGCAGAGCTGGCGGTCGATGAGGAGCTGATGCGTCCGCTGCTCGGGGTCGTCCCACTAAGCGATGTCGCATTCGGCCGCGCACACAACCGTGTGCATTTCCCGCGCGCGATGTTCGATGAGCCGCTACCGCAGGCTGATCGGCACACACTGGAAATGTGCCTCGCGCAATGCGATGTGCTGATGCAACGCAACGAACAACGTCGGGGAATCACCGCGCTGGTGCGTACCAACCTGTTCCGCGATTCTGGGATTTTCCCAACGCTTTCCGACATCGCTTCCGAGCTTGACATGCATCCTCGAACCCTGCGGCGCCGGCTTGCCGCGGAGGGCACGTCTTTTCGGGCGTTGCTGAACGAAGCCCGCTCGGCGGTAGCCGTCGACTTACTCCGGAACGTGGGGCTGACCGTGGAAGAGGTGTCCACGCGGCTGGGCTACACCGAAGTCTCGACGTTCTCGCACGCCTTCAAACGCTGGTATGGCGTTGCGCCTACCCGATACTCGCGACCGTCTGAGATGGTGCCGCCGTAA
- the rpoZ gene encoding DNA-directed RNA polymerase subunit omega → MSIPQSDGSLAAVPAVDQFDPSKGGAGAYDTPLGITNPPIDELLDRVSSKYALVIYAAKRARQINDYYNQLGEGILEYVGPLVEPGLQEKPLSIAMREIHSDLLEHTEGE, encoded by the coding sequence GTGAGTATTCCGCAGTCCGACGGGTCGCTAGCCGCTGTCCCTGCCGTGGATCAGTTCGATCCGTCGAAGGGTGGCGCAGGCGCATATGACACCCCCCTGGGCATCACCAACCCGCCCATCGACGAGTTGCTGGACCGCGTCTCGAGCAAGTACGCGCTGGTGATCTACGCGGCCAAGCGGGCGCGCCAGATCAACGACTACTACAACCAGCTCGGCGAAGGCATCCTCGAATACGTGGGTCCGCTGGTCGAGCCCGGGTTGCAGGAGAAGCCGTTGTCGATAGCAATGCGCGAGATCCACTCCGACCTGCTCGAGCACACCGAGGGCGAATAA
- the gmk gene encoding guanylate kinase translates to MSASGGPDAEQAAAREPASAGRVVVLSGPSAVGKTTLVRCLRERIPNLHFSVSATTRAPRPGEIDGIDYYFVTPTRFQELIDQGELLEWAEIHGGLHRSGTLAEPVRAAMAAGVPVLVEVDLAGARAVKKAMPEAITVFVAPPSWADLKVRLIGRGTETEEVIQRRLDTARMELAAQDDFDEVVVNRRLESACAELVSLLVGTVPGPS, encoded by the coding sequence GTGAGCGCCAGCGGGGGACCGGATGCTGAGCAGGCCGCAGCTCGCGAGCCTGCCAGTGCAGGACGTGTGGTCGTCCTGTCCGGTCCCTCTGCGGTCGGCAAAACCACCCTGGTCCGGTGCCTGCGTGAGCGGATTCCGAACCTGCATTTCAGCGTCTCGGCCACGACGCGTGCGCCGCGGCCCGGTGAGATCGACGGCATCGACTACTACTTCGTCACCCCCACCCGATTCCAGGAACTCATCGACCAGGGAGAGCTGCTGGAATGGGCTGAAATCCACGGTGGCCTGCACCGATCGGGTACCTTGGCCGAGCCCGTGCGGGCCGCGATGGCGGCCGGCGTTCCGGTGCTCGTCGAGGTTGATCTGGCCGGGGCCAGGGCGGTCAAGAAGGCAATGCCCGAAGCCATTACCGTGTTTGTGGCGCCGCCCAGTTGGGCTGACCTGAAAGTTCGGCTCATCGGACGAGGTACCGAGACTGAAGAAGTCATCCAACGGCGCCTGGACACGGCAAGGATGGAACTGGCAGCTCAAGACGACTTCGACGAGGTCGTGGTGAACCGCCGATTGGAATCCGCGTGTGCCGAATTGGTATCCTTGCTGGTGGGAACTGTGCCTGGACCGTCGTGA
- a CDS encoding alpha/beta fold hydrolase, producing the protein MVPRIDAAIRVSGDRRLAYAEYGDGAGVPVFVFHGLPGTRLSWGMLPDGSFPPAVRIIAPDRPGYGGSDPNPGRTLLDWANDVETLADSLAIPGFAIVGISGGGPGALACAWKMPQRLTTVGIVSSPAPTDAPGVFDGISGTNRFFMKLTWYVPWLSSANTRFLAAVIRRHPRRYLDTMKYKIHDVDKAILARPEIHEMLVKDFAEAVRGGAAGMVDDMAANHGRPWGFALDQIRTEVLLWSCELDRSVPPAMGKYLSDVIPSCQANIVPGQGHLWILVHLREVLDEVTRASPRG; encoded by the coding sequence ATGGTGCCGCGAATCGATGCTGCGATTCGGGTGTCCGGCGATCGGCGGTTGGCCTATGCGGAGTATGGCGACGGTGCGGGTGTTCCCGTCTTCGTCTTCCACGGACTTCCGGGCACGCGTCTTAGCTGGGGCATGCTGCCCGATGGTTCGTTTCCGCCCGCCGTGCGAATCATCGCGCCGGATCGTCCCGGCTACGGCGGCTCCGATCCCAACCCGGGTCGCACGCTCCTGGACTGGGCGAATGACGTTGAGACACTGGCAGATTCGTTAGCCATCCCCGGGTTCGCGATCGTCGGTATCTCCGGTGGCGGTCCCGGTGCGTTGGCGTGCGCCTGGAAGATGCCGCAGCGCCTGACGACGGTGGGCATCGTCTCATCTCCCGCACCGACCGACGCTCCTGGCGTCTTCGACGGAATCAGCGGCACCAACCGGTTCTTCATGAAACTGACGTGGTATGTGCCTTGGCTGTCCAGCGCGAACACCCGATTCCTGGCGGCAGTTATCCGACGCCATCCGCGGCGATACCTCGACACCATGAAGTACAAGATTCACGACGTGGACAAAGCCATCCTCGCCCGACCGGAGATTCACGAGATGCTGGTCAAAGACTTCGCCGAAGCGGTGCGCGGTGGCGCAGCGGGGATGGTCGACGACATGGCCGCCAATCACGGGCGTCCCTGGGGCTTTGCGTTAGACCAGATCCGCACCGAGGTCCTGCTGTGGTCGTGCGAGCTGGATCGGAGCGTTCCACCTGCAATGGGAAAATACTTGAGCGACGTCATCCCGTCCTGTCAGGCCAACATCGTGCCCGGGCAAGGGCACCTGTGGATTCTGGTTCACCTGCGAGAGGTGCTGGACGAGGTCACCCGCGCAAGCCCGCGAGGCTGA